One Streptomyces sp. NBC_00554 DNA segment encodes these proteins:
- a CDS encoding MMPL family transporter, translating into MTDPQGKQRRGIAWLVCGKRSKWAVVGLWLVLLVLTAPFAQKLTDAQDNDAASWLPGSAESTQVLQISEDFRPEQIPAVVVYARDGGLTAQDRSQITEDAAQIKQLTAHGIRGSETRGPVYDRATDPRAAQILVPITMDEKGWEEISPAVDSIREVTGKGGEGLAVHITGPGGTSADFSKAFEGIDSTLLLSALGVVIIMLLVTYRSPTLIIVPLIGVIAALLTAQALIYFLAEHAGLTVNGQSAGILTVLVFGAGTDYALLLVARYREELRRHEDRHEAMALALHRAGPAVLASGATVVLSMLVLLAAEMNSTRGLGPVAAIGVAVALAAMITLFPALLVIFGRWIFWPVIPHFGSADPTERGLWARMGGRIARRPRMIWGVTAAALALLSLGLIQLRAEGISNADAFTGKPDSIVGQEVSARYFPAGSGDPLVIVSNRAQAEEVGQAVAATSGVVPDSLGLPPGTKPEFEGKVLFEATMTAPADSEAAKQTVERVRDAVHAVPDADAQVGGGTASLLDMDKATTHDNILIIPLVLVVVLLILGGLLRALIAPLILIGTVVLSFAAALGISALAFRYAFDYAGESTDFPLFVFVFLVALGIDYNIFLTTRIREEAGHQGTRKGVVTGLTATGAVITSAGLVLAGTFAALATLPMVAFAELGFTVALGVLLDTFIVRSVLVTALFLDVGPKIWWPHRLAHEDGGEPPPAVAPSQAPEPASRPD; encoded by the coding sequence ATGACGGACCCACAGGGGAAGCAACGGCGCGGTATCGCCTGGCTTGTCTGCGGTAAGCGCAGCAAGTGGGCGGTGGTGGGACTGTGGCTCGTGCTGCTGGTTCTCACGGCACCGTTCGCCCAGAAACTCACCGACGCCCAGGACAACGACGCGGCCTCCTGGCTGCCCGGCTCCGCCGAATCCACCCAAGTTCTCCAGATCTCCGAGGACTTCAGGCCGGAACAGATCCCCGCGGTCGTCGTGTACGCCCGCGACGGGGGCCTCACGGCACAGGACCGTAGTCAGATCACCGAGGATGCGGCCCAGATCAAGCAGCTGACCGCGCACGGCATCCGCGGTTCGGAGACCCGGGGACCGGTCTACGACCGGGCCACCGACCCGCGCGCCGCCCAGATCCTCGTCCCCATCACGATGGACGAGAAGGGCTGGGAGGAGATCTCGCCCGCCGTCGACTCGATCCGTGAGGTGACCGGCAAGGGCGGCGAGGGGCTCGCCGTGCACATCACGGGCCCGGGCGGTACGTCCGCGGACTTCTCCAAGGCCTTCGAGGGCATCGACTCCACACTGCTGCTCTCGGCGCTGGGCGTCGTCATCATCATGCTGCTGGTCACCTATCGCAGCCCCACCCTGATCATCGTCCCCCTGATCGGTGTGATCGCCGCGCTGCTCACCGCGCAGGCGCTGATCTACTTCCTCGCCGAGCACGCGGGCCTGACGGTCAACGGCCAGAGCGCGGGCATCCTCACAGTGCTCGTCTTCGGCGCGGGGACCGACTATGCCCTGCTCCTGGTCGCCCGCTACCGGGAGGAACTGCGCCGCCACGAGGACCGCCACGAGGCCATGGCGCTGGCCCTGCACCGCGCGGGCCCGGCGGTACTGGCCTCCGGCGCCACCGTCGTCCTGAGCATGCTGGTGCTGCTGGCCGCCGAGATGAACTCGACGCGCGGCCTCGGCCCGGTCGCGGCCATCGGCGTCGCGGTCGCGCTGGCCGCGATGATCACGCTGTTCCCGGCCCTCCTGGTGATCTTCGGCCGCTGGATCTTCTGGCCGGTGATCCCGCACTTCGGTTCCGCCGACCCGACCGAGCGCGGCCTCTGGGCACGCATGGGCGGCCGTATCGCCCGCCGCCCGCGGATGATCTGGGGCGTCACGGCGGCGGCGCTCGCGCTGCTCTCGCTGGGCCTGATCCAGCTGCGCGCCGAGGGCATCAGCAACGCCGACGCCTTCACCGGCAAACCCGACTCGATCGTCGGCCAGGAGGTGTCCGCGCGCTACTTCCCCGCGGGCAGCGGCGATCCGCTCGTCATCGTCAGCAACCGTGCCCAGGCCGAGGAGGTCGGCCAGGCGGTCGCGGCCACCTCCGGTGTCGTACCGGACTCGCTCGGCCTGCCACCCGGGACGAAACCCGAGTTCGAGGGCAAGGTCCTGTTCGAGGCGACCATGACGGCCCCCGCGGACAGCGAGGCCGCGAAACAGACGGTGGAGCGGGTCCGGGACGCCGTCCACGCGGTCCCCGACGCCGACGCCCAGGTGGGCGGCGGCACCGCGTCCCTGCTCGACATGGACAAGGCGACGACCCACGACAACATCCTGATCATCCCGCTGGTGCTGGTCGTGGTCCTGCTGATCCTGGGCGGGCTGCTGCGCGCCCTGATCGCGCCGCTGATACTCATCGGGACGGTGGTGCTGTCCTTCGCGGCAGCGCTCGGCATCAGCGCCCTGGCGTTCAGGTACGCCTTCGACTACGCGGGCGAGTCGACGGACTTCCCACTCTTCGTCTTCGTCTTCCTGGTCGCCCTGGGCATCGACTACAACATCTTCCTGACCACGCGCATCCGCGAGGAGGCGGGCCACCAGGGCACCCGCAAGGGCGTGGTGACAGGCCTGACCGCGACCGGCGCGGTCATCACCTCGGCCGGCCTGGTCCTCGCGGGCACCTTCGCCGCGCTGGCCACACTGCCGATGGTGGCCTTCGCGGAGCTCGGCTTCACGGTGGCGCTCGGCGTCCTGCTCGACACGTTCATCGTGCGTTCGGTGCTGGTCACAGCCCTGTTCCTGGATGTGGGACCGAAGATCTGGTGGCCGCACCGACTGGCACACGAGGACGGCGGAGAGCCGCCGCCCGCAGTGGCTCCGTCACAGGCTCCGGAACCGGCCTCGCGGCCGGACTAG
- the fmt gene encoding methionyl-tRNA formyltransferase: MKLVFAGTPEVAVPALDALIASGRHEVAAVVTRPDAPAGRGRHLVASPVAQRAEEAGIEVLKPVKPRDEEFLARLREIAPDCCPVVAYGALLPRVALDIPAHGWVNLHFSLLPAWRGAAPVQHSIMAGDEITGASTFLIEEGLDSGPVYGTVTEEIRPTDTSGDLLTRLAFAGSGLLSATMDGIEDGSLKAVPQPADGVTLAPKITVEDAHVDWSAPALRVDRVVRGCTPAPGSWTVFRGERLKLIHVAPATDRTDLTPGELGVGKNNVHVGTGSHAVELLWVQAQGKKPMRAADWARGVRITSGERLGA, translated from the coding sequence ATGAAGCTCGTCTTCGCAGGTACCCCCGAGGTCGCCGTTCCCGCTCTGGACGCCCTGATCGCCTCCGGGCGACACGAGGTGGCCGCGGTCGTCACGCGGCCCGACGCGCCAGCCGGGCGGGGGCGACACCTCGTCGCGAGCCCGGTCGCGCAGCGGGCGGAGGAGGCCGGGATCGAGGTGCTGAAGCCGGTGAAGCCGCGGGACGAGGAGTTCCTGGCGCGGCTGCGGGAGATCGCGCCCGACTGCTGTCCTGTGGTCGCGTACGGCGCGCTGCTGCCCCGGGTCGCGCTGGACATCCCCGCCCACGGGTGGGTCAACCTGCACTTCTCGCTGCTGCCCGCCTGGCGCGGAGCGGCGCCCGTGCAGCACTCGATCATGGCGGGGGACGAGATCACGGGCGCCTCCACCTTCCTCATCGAGGAGGGGCTCGACTCCGGACCCGTCTACGGGACCGTCACCGAGGAGATCCGCCCCACCGACACCAGTGGGGACCTGCTCACCCGGCTCGCCTTCGCCGGTTCCGGGCTGCTCTCCGCGACCATGGACGGGATCGAGGACGGCAGCCTGAAGGCCGTGCCGCAGCCCGCCGACGGTGTCACCCTGGCCCCGAAGATCACCGTCGAGGACGCCCACGTCGACTGGTCCGCCCCGGCGCTGCGCGTCGACCGGGTGGTGCGCGGGTGCACCCCGGCGCCCGGTTCCTGGACCGTCTTCAGGGGCGAGCGGCTCAAGCTCATCCACGTCGCCCCGGCGACCGACCGCACCGACCTCACCCCGGGCGAGCTGGGCGTGGGCAAGAACAACGTGCACGTGGGGACCGGTTCGCACGCCGTCGAGCTGCTGTGGGTCCAGGCCCAGGGCAAGAAGCCGATGCGCGCCGCGGACTGGGCGCGCGGCGTGCGCATCACCTCCGGGGAGCGGCTCGGGGCCTGA
- a CDS encoding RsmB/NOP family class I SAM-dependent RNA methyltransferase, producing MSEQSRRPSKPGKPYRRPQKDPVRMLAFEALRAVDERDAYANLVLPPLLRKAREKGDFDGRDAALATELVYGTLRRQGTYDAVIAACVDRPLREVDPPVLDVLSLGVHQLLGTRIPTHAAVSASVELARVVLGDGRAKFVNAVLRKVSQHDLEAWIEKVAPPYDDDPEENLAVVHSHPRWVVSALWDALGGGRAGIEDLLEADNERPEVTLVARPGRSTAGELLDVLGEESALPGRWSPYAVRLSEGGEPGAIDAVREGRAGVQDEGSQLVAIALANAPLDGPDKAWLDGCAGPGGKAAMLAGLAAERGALLLASEKLPHRAGLVAKALAGNPGPYQVIAADGTRPPWRSGTFDRVLMDVPCTGLGALRRRPEARWRRRPQDLEGFAPLQRGLLRTALDSVRVGGVVGYATCSPHLAETRAVVDDVVKQHAAELIDARPLLPGVPALGDGPDVQLWPHLHGTDAMYLALIRRTG from the coding sequence GTGAGTGAGCAGTCCCGTCGGCCGAGCAAGCCCGGCAAGCCCTACCGCCGCCCCCAGAAGGACCCCGTCCGCATGCTCGCCTTCGAGGCGCTGCGGGCCGTGGACGAGCGGGACGCGTACGCGAACCTCGTGCTGCCCCCGCTGCTGCGGAAGGCGCGCGAGAAGGGCGACTTCGACGGACGGGACGCGGCCCTTGCGACCGAGCTGGTGTACGGGACGCTGCGCAGGCAGGGGACGTACGACGCGGTCATCGCCGCGTGTGTCGACCGGCCGCTGCGCGAGGTCGACCCGCCGGTGCTCGATGTGCTGAGCCTGGGTGTCCATCAGCTGCTCGGCACCCGCATCCCGACGCACGCCGCGGTCTCCGCATCCGTCGAACTCGCCCGTGTGGTGCTCGGCGACGGGCGGGCCAAGTTCGTCAACGCCGTACTGCGGAAGGTCTCGCAGCACGATCTCGAGGCATGGATCGAGAAGGTCGCGCCCCCGTACGACGACGACCCCGAGGAGAATCTCGCCGTCGTGCACTCGCACCCGCGCTGGGTCGTCTCGGCGCTCTGGGACGCGCTGGGCGGCGGCCGCGCAGGGATCGAGGATCTGCTCGAAGCCGACAACGAGCGGCCCGAGGTGACCCTCGTAGCCCGGCCCGGCCGGTCCACCGCCGGTGAACTCCTCGACGTGCTCGGCGAGGAGTCCGCGCTGCCGGGCCGCTGGTCGCCGTACGCCGTGCGGCTCAGCGAGGGCGGCGAACCGGGTGCCATCGACGCCGTACGGGAAGGCCGTGCCGGCGTTCAGGACGAGGGCAGCCAGCTTGTCGCGATCGCTCTGGCGAACGCGCCGCTCGACGGGCCCGACAAGGCATGGCTGGACGGGTGCGCCGGTCCCGGTGGCAAGGCCGCCATGCTGGCCGGGCTCGCCGCCGAGCGCGGTGCTCTGCTGCTCGCCTCCGAGAAGCTGCCGCACCGGGCCGGTCTTGTGGCGAAGGCGCTCGCCGGGAACCCCGGGCCGTACCAGGTCATCGCCGCCGACGGGACCCGTCCGCCGTGGCGGTCCGGCACCTTCGACCGTGTGCTCATGGACGTGCCCTGCACCGGGCTCGGCGCCCTGCGCCGCCGTCCCGAGGCCCGCTGGCGGCGCCGTCCCCAGGACCTGGAGGGCTTCGCGCCGCTCCAGCGCGGGCTGCTGCGCACGGCGCTCGACTCCGTGCGCGTCGGCGGCGTCGTCGGCTACGCGACCTGCTCTCCGCACCTCGCCGAGACCCGCGCCGTGGTCGACGACGTGGTCAAGCAGCACGCCGCCGAGCTCATCGACGCCCGCCCCCTCCTGCCCGGCGTACCGGCCCTGGGCGACGGCCCCGACGTACAGCTGTGGCCGCATCTGCACGGGACGGACGCCATGTATCTGGCGCTCATCCGCAGGACCGGATGA